The following are encoded in a window of Candidatus Methylomirabilota bacterium genomic DNA:
- the rpmG gene encoding 50S ribosomal protein L33, which produces MRDIISLACTNCQRRNYSTTKNRRTHPDRMEIKKFCKWCRKHHVHKESK; this is translated from the coding sequence GTGCGCGACATCATCTCGCTCGCCTGCACGAACTGTCAGCGGCGGAATTATTCGACGACCAAGAACCGGCGGACGCATCCCGACCGGATGGAGATCAAGAAGTTCTGCAAGTGGTGCCGCAAGCACCACGTGCACAAGGAATCGAAGTAG